From a single Aspergillus puulaauensis MK2 DNA, chromosome 2, nearly complete sequence genomic region:
- the RPL43 gene encoding 60S ribosomal protein eL43 (COG:J;~EggNog:ENOG410PQ1G;~InterPro:IPR011331,IPR011332,IPR002674;~PFAM:PF01780;~go_component: GO:0005840 - ribosome [Evidence IEA];~go_function: GO:0003735 - structural constituent of ribosome [Evidence IEA];~go_process: GO:0006412 - translation [Evidence IEA]) — translation MTKRTKKVGITGKYGTRYGASLRKQVKKMEVSQHARYICTFCGKNTVKRQAVGIWECKGCNKTVAGGAYTVSTPAAAATRSTIRRLREIAEV, via the exons ATGACGAAGCGCACTAAGA AGGTCGGCATCACCGGTAAATATGGTACCAG ATACGGTGCCTCCCTGCGTaagcaggtgaagaagatggaagtGTCGCAGCACGCCCGCTACATCTGCACCTTCTGCGGAAAGAACACCGTCAAGCGCCAGGCTGTTGGTATTTGGGAGTGCAAGGGTTGCAACAAGACCGTCGCCGGTGGTGCCTACACCGTCTC TAcccccgccgccgctgccacCCGCTCCACCATCCGTCGTCTCAGAGAAATCGCGGAGGTTTAA
- a CDS encoding putative PHD and RING finger domain protein (COG:O;~EggNog:ENOG410QD8E;~InterPro:IPR001841,IPR019787,IPR019786,IPR011011, IPR001965,IPR013083;~PFAM:PF00097,PF00628,PF13639,PF13831) — MSDTCIVCLGDLGESASDPLAVGAPRPNLEPDGKAPDTSTKPEELDGNDENIGLIAQLLPCGHILHNDCLKPWVERANSCPICRRTFNVVELSDRVGGSVLSSYGVQDRVQVADVDPSMVVEYIDDDLSDSQPCTVCGNAEHEEQLLLCDGCDVPTHTYCIGLDEVPAGSWYCSRCETQRPIGLSSDASDRPSLVQNRRRHRTRAQQRRVQSRNQINSLHWARVWQSVWDHLNIDLDFPFDDDRAVERALQQQRREQAHQREFRTWQRRFEVAERQGGNNRFRDTAALLDIEAPRPSRPRVPREPTPEPESLEEMRAWNAFERAREIENNPSAARKRKEPTLSPSPEPTEPARKLKRPRTRRAQDLAALAVQNGESSRTASAHASARINADASSEPSFLQSLLKEVEDASTPPSVNSYGPSAPVSADHSTPGPSSPSLSPAPSNQSSPRLSSATPPPNIGSRPISPIQLTSPSPHEKTSPLFSPEVSPTNSQKESKEESPSRPPRNRRVPRAAYINRTARSNENSPARPGLSLSVKSEIQKLVGATLKPYYRSKVVSKEEYTDINRSISRKLYERALGLETLEQTLRTRLEATAKEEVQSAIDALKQSRGKVSGSSDDSS; from the exons ATGTCCGACACTTGTATTGTGTGCTTAGGAGACCTTGGCGAAAGCGCCAGCGATCCTCTTGCCGTCGGAGCGCCAAGACCTAACCTTGAACCCGATGGCAAGGCGCCTGATACTTCCACCAAACCAGAAGAACTCGACGGCAATGATGAAAACATTGGTCTTATCGCTCAGCTGCTCCCATGCGGCCATATTCTGCATAACGACTGTTTGAAACCCTGGGTCGAACGGGCTAATAGTTGTCCGATATGTCGCCGTACTTTCAATGTAGTGGAGCTGAGTGATCGAGTCGGAG GCTCTGTTCTATCTTCCTATGGCGTGCAAGACCGCGTTCAGGTCGCAGATGTCGACCCGTCCATGGTGGTCGAATATATAGATGATGACCTCTCGGATTCTCAACCTTGTACTGTTTGCGGGAATGCCGAACACGAGGAGCAGCTACTTCTCTGCGATGGTTGCGATGTTCCGACGCATACATACTGTATTGGTCTTGATGAGGTGCCAGCGGGATCCTGGTACTGTTCCCGATGTGAGACCCAACGTCCCATCGGACTGTCTTCTGATGCCTCTGATAGACCGTCACTGGTTCAAAACCGACGGCGACACCGCACCAGGGCACAGCAGCGGAGGGTTCAAAGCAGGAATCAGATCAACTCCCTCCACTGGGCACGTGTTTGGCAGTCAGTATGGGATCACCTCAACATAGACCTAGACTTCCCCTTCGATGACGATAGGGCTGTCGAGCGTGCGCTGCAACAACAGCGCCGAGAGCAAGCTCATCAGAGAGAATTTCGCACTTGGCAACGTCGCTTTGAAGTCGCCGAGCGACAGGGTGGAAACAACCGATTCCGGGATACCGCTGCCCTGCTTGACATCGAGGCTCCTCGGCCATCGCGCCCTCGAGTTCCTAGGGAACCAACCCCCGAGCCAGAGTCTCTGGAAGAAATGAGAGCGTGGAACGCCTTTGAACGTGCCCGAGAGATTGAGAACAACCCGAGCGCAGCCAGGAAACGAAAAGAGCCTACGttgtctccttctccagaaCCAACTGAACCGGCGCGAAAATTGAAACGACCTCGCACCCGCAGAGCCCAGGACCTTGCGGCTTTGGCTGTGCAGAATGGTGAGTCTTCAAGGACCGCCAGTGCTCATGCATCTGCTCGGATTAACGCCGACGCCTCGAGCGAGCCGAGCTTCCTGCAGTCTCTTTTaaaggaagttgaagatgcgTCAACACCACCTAGTGTGAATTCATACGGTCCCTCGGCTCCGGTCTCTGCCGACCATAGCACTCCCGGGccttcatcaccttcactCTCGCCCGCACCCTCCAACCAGTCTTCTCCTCGTTTGTCCTCCGCCACCCCACCTCCAAATATCGGAAGTAGACCAATCTCTCCAATCCAACTCACATCACCATCGCCTCACGAAAAGACGTCACCCCTTTTCTCCCCGGAAGTTTCACCGACCAACTCCCAGAAAGAGAGTAAGGAGGAGTCGCCGTCGCGCCCTCCTCGAAACCGCCGGGTTCCTCGGGCCGCATATATAAACAGAACAGCACGTTCCAATGAAAACTCGCCAGCCCGACCAGGCTTATCGCTGTCCGTAAAGTCCGAGATCCAGAAACTCGTCGGAGCTACCCTGAAACCGTACTATCGGTCAAAGGTTGTTTCCAAAGAGGAATACACCGACATTAATAGAAGCATTTCTCGGAAGCTGTACGAACGTGCTTTGGGATTGGAGACGTTGGAACAAACCTTGAGGACCCGGTTGGAAGCTACCGCTAAAGAGGAAGTACAGAGCGCGATTGACGCTCTCAAACAGAGTAGAGGGAAGGTTAGCGGGTCTTCTGACGACAGTTCATGA
- a CDS encoding uncharacterized protein (COG:S;~EggNog:ENOG410PHFU;~InterPro:IPR036291,IPR005097;~PFAM:PF03435;~TransMembrane:1 (o282-300i);~go_function: GO:0016491 - oxidoreductase activity [Evidence IEA];~go_process: GO:0055114 - oxidation-reduction process [Evidence IEA]), with product MQSSREFDIVVLGPTGYTGKYCAEHIVKNLPTNLKWALAGRSPQKIEGVAQELKRLNPDRAEPEIIAVQLNQEELRPLAERTKVIINCVGPYHIYSTPVVEACAQTGTHYLDATGETPWVKQTVDQYHETAKSNGAIIIHCLGIESAPADMLVWAIVKEVREKLACHTKEITGAIWEMKSSGASGGTLSSILTCVEDFSASHLLESTQPFSLAASPPPKDIPSESIMARVLGVRSVRGLGTLTKSPSDFCDMTIVHRSSTLMPEFYGPRFYFRQFLHVRNTFVGILINYALLIGTALLILPPVRWLVKKLIYAPGSGPTIESGRDDHCEYRAIATPDQNTSKRVLGKLKFQGSMYHVTGVLMAEAAMVILENEEKVKRISRCGIVTSAVLGQDFLDRLEKVGCSVETQVLEN from the exons ATGCAGTCTAGCAGGGAATTCGATATCGTGGTTCTTGGGCCCACCGGGTATACCGGGAAGTATTGCGCTGAGCACATTGTTAAGAACCTCCCTACGAACCTGAAATGGGCTCTCGCAGGACGTTCCCCGCAAAAAATCGAAGGCGTTGCCCAGGAGCTGAAAAGGCTCAACCCAGATCGCGCAGAACCAG AGATCATTGCTGTCCAACTCAATCAAGAAGAATTGCGCCCTCTTGCAGAGAGAACGAAGGTTATCATCAACTGCGTTGGGCCGTATCACATATATTCCACACCTGTGGTTGAAGCTTGTGCTCAGACTGGCACCCACTATCTTGATGC GACTGGAGAAACACCTTGGGTCAAACAGACAGTTGATCAGTATCATGAGACAGCCAAATCTAATGGCGCTATC ATAATCCACTGCCTTGGCATTGAAAGCGCTCCCGCGGACATGTTGGTTTGGGCTATCGTTAAAGAAGTCCGAGAGAAACTAGCATGTCATACCAAAGAAATCACAGGCGCGATTTGGGAGATGAA ATCCTCCGGGGCAAGTGGCGGCACCCTCTCTTCTATCCTGACCTGCGTTGAGGACTTCTCCGCAAGCCATCTCCTTGAGTCCACCCAGCCATTTTCACTCGCGGCTTCCCCGCCACCAAAGGATATTCCATCCGAGTCTATAATGGCCAGAGTCCTCGGTGTTCGGTCTGTGCGTGGCCTAGGTACCCTCACCAAGTCACCCTCAGACTTCTGCGACATGACCATTGtccaccgcagcagcacATTGATGCCCGAATTCTACGGGCCCAGGTTCTACTTCCGCCAATTCCTCCACGTCCGCAACACTTTCGTTGGGATTCTAATCAACTACGCCCTCTTGATCGGAACCGCTCTTTTAATTCTACCTCCGGTCCGATGGCTTGTGAAGAAACTCATCTACGCTCCGGGTAGCGGGCCGACTATTGAAAGTGGCCGTGATGATCACTGCGAGTATCGTGCTATCGCAACGCCGGATCAGAACACGTCGAAACGTGTGCTAGGGAAATTGAAGTTTCAAGGCTCGATGTACCACGTCACCGGCGTGCTGATGGCTGAAGCAGCCATGGTGATTTTAGAGAacgaggagaaggtgaagaggatcTCGAGGTGTGGTATTGTTACTTCGGCGGTCTTGGGCCAAGACTTTCTCGACCGGCTGGAGAAAGTTGGATGCAGCGTTGAGACGCAGGTGTTGGAGAACTGA
- the MRR1 gene encoding MFS transporter (COG:G;~EggNog:ENOG410PFTW;~InterPro:IPR020846,IPR011701,IPR036259;~PFAM:PF07690;~TransMembrane:12 (i105-130o142-160i172-190o202-223i230-250o262-282i333-357o377-396i417-437o443-463i475-499o511-533i);~go_function: GO:0022857 - transmembrane transporter activity [Evidence IEA];~go_process: GO:0055085 - transmembrane transport [Evidence IEA]) translates to MNDPNNLHPGQGNTHELPSSGTTLRSESLPSLVDDEKAGAERPPQDSGALDYEERDLESGNNDAQPPSTDEKSKEETNTKDPNLVEWDGPDDPENPQNMPKWRKWVVTMSMSSMTMWLTFASSVFSTATLVTAKEFGVSTEVMVLATSLVVFGFAAGPLLWSPLSELYGRKYPLFIGYALFAIFQIPVAVAKNVETILVCRFLMGFLGCSPLAVVGGAMADFWDPIDRAVAIAMFSAATFVGPVLGPIVGGFLTDSYLGWRWTAWITLIAAGSFGTIAWFVVPETYHPVLLQRRAARLRRETGNENLYAFLDHHKPTFTDIVRKYLFRPVQMLILEPILILITIYLALVYGILYLFFEAYPVSFQEVRGWTNGGIAGLPFIGIMIGVFCGVALIIWQTKTRFARKLAKHGRVVPEERLIPMMIASVLLPAGLFWFGWTSETSVHWMAQIAAGVPIGMGILVIFMQGLNYIIDVYLMFANSAIAANTLIRSSLGGAFPLFATQMYHKLGVDWASSLLGFITVAMIPIPIIFFIYGKRIRAMSKFSPKF, encoded by the exons ATGAACGACCCAAACAACCTCCACCCGGGCCAGGGAAATACGCATGAATTGCCGTCGTCTGGCACCACCCTTCGCTCAGAATCTCTCCCCAGCCTCGTAGACGACgagaaggctggggctgAACGTCCTCCCCAAGACTCAGGCGCTCTGGACTATGAAGAACGCGACCTCGAAAGTGGCAACAATGACGCACAACCACCATCAACAGACGAAAAGTCCAAGGAGGAGACGAACACCAAGGATCCCAATCTCGTCGAGTGGGATGGGCCCGATGACCCGGAAAACCCCCAGAATATGCCCAAGTGGAGGAAATGGGTTGTGACGATGAGCATGTCGTCGATGACAATGTGGCTCACCTTCGCGAGTAGTGTGTTCTCGACAGCGACATTGGTGACGGCAAAGGAGTTCGGGGTATCCACAGAGGTTATGGTCCTCGCCACCAGCCTCGTGGTGTTTGGGTTTGCTGCTGGACCTTTGCTTTGGTCGCCGCTGTCCGAGCTGTATGGGCGTAAATATCCTCTATTTATCGGCTATGCCTTGTTTGCCATTTTCCAGATCcccgtggccgtggccaaGAACGTCGAGACCATTCTCGTCTGTCGTTTCCTGATGGGCTTTCTAGGGTGCTCGCCCTtggctgttgttggaggCGCAATGGCGGACTTTTGGGATCCGATTGATCGCGCCGTGGCAATTGCAATGTTCTCTGCGGCTACTTTTGTTGGGCCCGTGCTCG GCCCGATTGTTGGTGGTTTCCTCACTGATTCTTACCTTGGCTGGCGTTGGACTGCCTGGATTACCTTAATCGCTGCAGGGTCGTTTGGTACTATCGCTTGGTTCGTGGTCCCAGAGACCTATCACCCTGTGCTCCTACAAAGGCGTGCTGCTCGACTTCGTCGCGAGACTGGGAATGAGAATTTGTATGCGTTCCTCGACCACCATAAGCCAACCTTCACCGACATCGTCCGCAAATACCTTTTCCGTCCGGTTCAAATGCTTATTCTTGAACCCATTCTAATCCTCATCACTATCTACCTTGCGCTGGTGTATGGCATTCTTTACCTCTTCTTCGAAGCCTATCCGGTCTCTTTCCAAGAGGTTCGCGGGTGGACAAACGGGGGTATTGCCGGTCTTCCGTTCATTGGAATCATGATTGGAGTTTTCTGCGGTGTGGCACTGATCATCTGGCAAACAAAGACTCGCTTTGCTCGCAAACTCGCCAAGCACGGCCGCGTTGTACCTGAAGAGCGTCTCATCCCCATGATGATAGCCTCCGTCCTCCTGCCCGCCGGTCTCTTCTGGTTCGGCTGGACATCTGAGACGAGTGTTCACTGGATGGCTCAGATTGCCGCTGGTGTCCCTATCGGTATGGGTATTTTGGTGATTTTCATGCAAGGTCTCAACTATATTATTGACGTGTACCTTATGTTCGCCAACTCTGCCATCGCAGCCAACACTCTGATTCGGAGCTCGCTGGGAGGTGCCTTCCCTCTCTTCGCCACGCAGATGTATCACAAGCTTGGTGTGGATTGGGCGTCTAGTCTCCTTGGATTCATCACTGTTGCGATGATTCCTATCCCCATTATCTTCTTCATATATGGCAAGAGGATCCGGGCGATGAGCAAGTTCTCGCCGAAGTTTTAA
- a CDS encoding pinin family protein (COG:S;~EggNog:ENOG410PRS1;~InterPro:IPR006786,IPR039853;~PFAM:PF04696) produces the protein MAEGTLSSAVVIPDQDSVISSPEHGAKRRQSSTADPDSDIKRRRLSAQDDNQDSEQPPARRPSSPKADAPDPERRRNRRDEERKRGQRLFGSLLGTLSQNSNSAAQRRRADIERKQQDKLKLQDEEYGELKKKRREDRLALRKKEQKLYEKEMMHTRHTNLLATAHFLKTKSEPVLYYKPWQLRSRDEDIIQDQIREAEVTIAREVEDFDARSTEEEQTEKPETEKPGDEKPDRSAEEQRPEQPKSDENAQDEQPKEQRDAVTTGTNHEKASEDANPESPPIPSEDVPTTSNQDVHRGAEDDGGEVVEDNEDTVIY, from the exons ATGGCAGAAGG AACTTTATCCTCTGCTGTGGTCATCCCCGATCAAGATAGTGTCATTTCCTCCCCAGAACACGGCGCGAAGCGAAGACAATCCTCAACCGCAGACCCGGATTCAGACATCAAACGCCGCCGTCTGAGCGCCCAGGATGATAACCAAGACTCCGAACAACCTCCCGCTCGCAGACCATCGTCTCCAAAGGCAGACGCTCCAGACCCGGAACGAAGACGTAATCGTCGGGATGAAGAACGGAAACGCGGACAGCGGTTATTTGGTTCTCTACTAGGGACACTCTCGCAGAACTCCAATTCGGCGGCGCAACGACGGCGGGCAGATATAGAGCGGAAGCAGCAGGATAAACTCAAACTACAGGATGAAGAGTACggggagctgaagaagaagaggcgaGAGGACCGACTTGCGCTGCggaagaaagagcagaagCTTTATGAGAAAGAGATG ATGCATACCCGTCACACGAATCTTCTGGCCACGGCTCACTTTCTGAAAACGAAGTCAGAGCCTGTACTG TACTATAAGCCGTGGCAGCTCCGATCTAGGGATGAAGACATTATACAAGATCAAATACGGGAAGCGGAGGTGACAATCGCACGAGAAGTGGAGGATTTCGACGCGCGCAgcacagaagaagagcaaacaGAGAAACCAGAGACTGAGAAGCCGGGCGACGAGAAGCCGGACCGGTCTGCTGAAGAGCAGAGACCAGAACAACCAAAATCCGATGAAAATGCTCAAGATGAGCAGCCCAAAGAGCAAAGGGACGCAGTAACAACTGGAACCAACCACGAGAAGGCCTCAGAAGATGCTAACCCCGAAAGCCCTCCCATACCCAGTGAAGACGTACCAACGACTTCAAATCAAGATGTCCATCGAGGAGCTGAGGATGACGGAGGGGAAGTGGTGGAGGACAATGAAGATACTGTGATTTATTAA
- a CDS encoding alpha/beta fold hydrolase (COG:I;~EggNog:ENOG410QDEM;~InterPro:IPR000073,IPR029058,IPR000639;~MEROPS:MER0017177;~PFAM:PF12146,PF00561,PF12697;~go_function: GO:0003824 - catalytic activity [Evidence IEA]) gives MAVDKIKVSGDPRVEHRSAFVNGKTYGYLYSQPELGKYKGTVVLLHGFPDISMGWRYQIPLFTNRGYQVIAPDCLGYGRTDAPADLAAYSHKNLANDVKELAAQLGASKIILGGHDWGAYLAYRVALWHPELVQYLFTVCVPYSPPYKKWVSLEEMIEKITPHFAYQLHFASGDIEKEVHTKDDHKQFLTALYGGRTEKKEFAFDVSKGVDMEKLRHLRRSRLLSEEELEYYAWEFARHGLRGPLNWYRTRKINHEDELSLEKKTIDVPFLFIQALRDAALPTSLGKTVGKNLPNLTTKQVDTSHWALWEKPQDVNAILDNWLDEVVEGGDRKAKL, from the exons ATGGCTGTTGACAAAATCAAAGTCTCGGGAGACCCTCGGGTTGAGCATCGCTCAGCTTTTGTGAATGGGAAGACATACG GCTACCTATACAGCCAGCCGGAGTTAGGAAAATACAAAGGCACTGTAGTCTTG CTCCATGGCTTCCCCGACATCTCGATGGGTTGGCGATACCAGATACCTTTGTTCACCAACAGAGGCTACCAAGTCATTGCTCCGGATTGCCTTGGATATGGAAGAACG GATGCCCCTGCTGATCTCGCTGCGTATTCGCACAAGAACTTGGCCAACGACGTCAAAGAACTAGCTGCCCAACTGGGTGCATCCAAGATTATCCTGGGTGGTCATGACTG GGGCGCATACCTCGCCTACCGCGTTGCCCTCTGGCACCCAGAGCTCGTACAGTATCTCTTCACTGTCTGCGTTCCCTACAGCCCACCATACAAGAAATGGGTCTCGCTCGAGGAAATGATAGAAAAAATCACGCCGCATTTTGCGTACCAGCTGCATTTCGCCAGTGGAGACATTGAAAAGGAGGTGCATACTAAGGATGACCATAAGCAGTTTCTTACTGCACTGTATGGTGGAAGgacggagaagaaagagttTGCGTTCGATGTGAGTAAGGGCGTGGACatggagaagttgagacATTTACGCCggtcgaggctgttgagtgAGGAG GAACTTGAATACTATGCCTGGGAATTCGCCCGACATGGTCTTCGTGGACCCC TGAACTGGTACCGAACCCGCAAAATAAACCACGAGGACGAACTCTCTCTCGAAAAGAAAACCATCGATGTTCcgttcctcttcatccaagcTCTCAGGGATGCCGCTCTCCCAACAAGCCTGGGCAAGACAGTGGGTAAAAACTTGCCGAATCTGACCACGAAGCAGGTTGACACTTCGCACTGGGCCCTCTGGGAGAAGCCGCAGGATGTTAATGCGATTTTGGACAACTGGCTggatgaggttgttgagggtgGGGACAGGAAAGCAAAACTGTGA